The Carassius gibelio isolate Cgi1373 ecotype wild population from Czech Republic chromosome B9, carGib1.2-hapl.c, whole genome shotgun sequence genome includes a region encoding these proteins:
- the LOC127965409 gene encoding zinc finger protein GLI2 — translation METTSPTSTEKKECKGSGLDGRSFSDLPKKPSPTTASRAPHLFSTFHTPIPIDMRHHEGRYHYEPHPLHPIHGPHGLTGSPVISDISLIRLSPHAATTGESHFNPPHPYVNPHMEHYLRSVHSSPTLSMISAARGLSPADVTHEHLKERSLFGLPPPPPGANPSDYYHFIASHRSPYGELLMPTAAAAAHLPDYMSPVDMSRFPSPRLTPRVSRKRALSISPVSDASIDLQTMIRTSPNSLVAYINNSRSSSAASSSYGHLSVGAISPSFTFPHPITPVAYHQLLSQQRGLNAFGHTPPLLQPSPSLNTRQTLAAAAALTNNNSADTNTQSSQNAGGDPAVSSTVNPMIFKRSKVKTEADEPHPISPGSQDHMELREELDKDECKQEPEAVYETNCHWEGCSKEYDTQDQLVLHINNDHIHGEKKEFVCRWEECSREQKPFKAQYMLVVHMRRHTGEKPHKCTFEGCSKAYSRLENLKTHLRSHTGEKPYVCEHEGCNKAFSNASDRAKHQNRTHSNEKPYVCKIPGCTKRYTDPSSLRKHVKTVHGPEAHVTKKQRGDAPPKPHPPKGNGENEAQSKHARGKTDGSEEANSTTRGVEDCQHVKSIKTENTVMYQSSPGGQSSCSSEPSPLGSATNNDSGVEMAMHSGGSLGDLSGLDDVPVVDSTGSPGTSAGVGLQLRKNGGGLLHLENIKKEKLKTVRDPCSWANASPQVRNTKLPPILSIDSLLETPYIGNQMPGPPTQRLGDLSSYEMTMLNQLQERRDSSTSTMSSAYTLSRRSSGISPCYSSRRSSEASQFGVRNHNISSADSYDPISTDLSRRSSEASQCGGVGGLSSLLSLTPAQHYRLKAKYAAATGGAPPTPLPNMDRMSLRTRMALYNDSQESSAHLHHSQGVVNSRRCSDTGYGAPGMMPHEVPTNLPRRASDPVRRTAIDPLSLPRVQRFNSISNMNLSRLPAIERRAFNLQGNTWSDGSLHRHPFSQRPPSISENVLMENMATDGGDQQEDDMVLPDDMVQYLSSQNGSSNQDPGISVSYGHALDTHGNMISQQQFYGPRRMGMTNNNGSQVEPVCPGPEQMANQQSINKNNMPVQWNEVSSGSVDTTARLPKQQLLRGNLTVVQQKQNFGSYQGFATNQQVIPMSQNLASLQQGYPQRATQRMNSVQQYRQSVTNQSQNLGEQVNPQPGYRQDLNYNSSHRLTCNSMGPPNGRVMQNQEMQNYRSNFSHMNNVNQQNYVPAVQNAGRGLIQPRPPSEPKPLNRQHSGSAMIQQNGCSLSNVNSSEASPKRSGDFGQHSNGNGTMYYSGEIHMLGSSVDYGSPMSPCASQAPAAPVSTMASPGVNQVTSTVDSTQTLEHTQIDFDAILDDGDHSSLMSGTLSPGLLQSLSQNSSRLTTPRNSVTLASIPAGIGNMAIGDMSSMLTALAEESKFLNMMA, via the exons ACCGCATGGATTAACTGGCAGTCCAGTTATCTCTGATATCTCTCTTATCCGACTATCACCTCACGCTGCAACTACCGGAGAATCACACTTCAACCCACCTCACCCGTATGTCAACCCACACATGGAGCACTACCTGCGATCAGTCCACAGCAGCCCAACACTTTCCATGATCTCCGCAGCACGTGGACTGAGTCCTGCTGATG TGACCCATGAACACCTGAAGGAGCGGAGCTTGTTCGGGCTGCCCCCTCCCCCGCCAGGGGCCAACCCTTCAGATTACTATCACTTCATCGCCAGTCACCGCAGCCCTTATGGAGAACTGCTTATGCCAACGGCGGCCGCAGCTGCTCATCTCCCTGACTACATGAGCCCAGTGGACA tgtccCGTTTCCCCAGTCCCAGACTGACGCCGAGGGTGAGCAGGAAGCGAGCGTTGTCCATCTCTCCAGTCTCAGATGCCAGCATCGACCTGCAGACCATGATCCGCACCTCGCCCAACTCTCTGGTGGCCTACATCAATAACTCCCGCTCCAGCTCGGCTGCCAGCAGCTCTTACGGCCACCTCTCCGTCGGGGCCATCAG TCCCTCCTTTACGTTCCCACATCCTATCACACCGGTTGCATACCACCAGCTGCTGTCCCAACAGAGAGGTCTAAACGCGTTTGGACACACTCCCCCTCTCCTACAGCCTTCTCCGTCCCTCAACACCAGGCAGACACTGGCGGCAGCAGCTGCTCTGACCAACAACAACAGCgccgacacaaacacacagtccaGCCAG AATGCTGGTGGAGACCCGGCTGTCAGCAGCACCGTCAACCCTATGATCTTCAAGAGGTCAAAGGTGAAGACTGAAGCAGATGAACCCCACCCCATCTCACCTGGTTCTCAG GATCACATGGAACTGCGAGAGGAACTTGACAAGGATGAATGCAAGCAAGAGCCTGAGGCCGTGTACGAGACCAACTGCCACTGGGAAGGTTGTTCCAAAGAGTACGACACCCAGGACCAGCTAGTCCTT CATATCAATAATGACCACATCCATGGGGAGAAGAAGGAATTTGTGTGTCGATGGGAGGAGTGCTCACGAGAACAGAAGCCTTTTAAGGCCCAGTACATGCTAGTGGTCCACATGCGCcgacacactggagagaagccacaTAAGTGCACA TTTGAAGGTTGCTCAAAGGCTTACTCGCGACTGGAAAACCTCAAAACTCACTTGAGGTCTCACACAGGGGAGAAACCTTATGTATGTGAGCATGAGGGTTGTAACAAGGCGTTTTCCAACGCTTCAGACCGAGCCAAGCACCAGAACCGCACGCACTCGAATGAG AAACCATATGTGTGCAAGATCCCAGGTTGCACAAAACGCTATACAGACCCCAGTTCTCTCAGGAAACATGTTAAGACTGTTCACGGTCCAGAAGCACATGTCACTAAGAAGCAGCGTGGTGATGCACCACCTAAACCTCACCCTCCTAAAGGGAATGGAGAAAATGAGGCACAGTCAAAGCATGCAAGAGGAAAAACAGATGGGTCAGAGGAAGCCAACAGCACCACCCGAGGAGTGGAGGATTGCCAACATGTCAAATCTATCAAGACGGAAAACACAGTG ATGTATCAGTCCAGCCCTGGTGGTCAGTCATCATGTAGCAGTGAGCCATCGCCACTTGGCAGTGCCACCAACAATGACAGTGGAGTAGAGATGGCCATGCACAGTGGAGGCAGTTTGGGGGACCTGAGTGGTTTAGATGACGTGCCTGTAGTAGATTCTACCGGTTCTCCAGGTACTTCTGCAGGAGTGGGTCTCCAGCTGCGTAAAAACGGGGGAGGACTACTACATCTTGAGAACATcaagaaagaaaaactaaaaactgtAAGAGACCCCTGCTCCTGGGCGAATGCATCTCCTCAAGTCCGAAATACCAAGCTGCCTCCAATACTCTCTATTG ATTCACTGCTGGAGACTCCATATATAGGCAATCAGATGCCTGGACCTCCAACCCAACGTTTAGGAGACTTGTCTTCGTATGAGATGACAATGCTAAATCAGCTGCAAGAGCGCAGAGACAGCTCCACCAGCACAATGAGCTCAGCATACACGCTAAGCCGTCGGTCCTCTGGTATTTCACCCTGCTACTCCAGTCGTCGCTCCAGCGAAGCTTCACAATTTGGTGTCCGCAACCACAACATCAGCTCAGCAGACTCCTATGACCCCATCTCCACAGATCTGTCACGCCGTTCCAGCGAAGCTAGCCAATGTGGTGGTGTAGGTGGACTCTCAAGTTTACTAAGTCTCACCCCGGCTCAACACTACCGTCTCAAAGCGAAATACGCCGCAGCCACAGGGGGTGCGCCACCAACACCTCTGCCCAACATGGATCGCATGAGTCTTAGAACTAGAATGGCCCTATACAATGACTCGCAGGAAAGTTCAGCACATTTGCACCATTCCCAAGGTGTAGTCAACTCAAGACGCTGCAGTGACACTGGCTATGGTGCCCCTGGCATGATGCCTCATGAAGTTCCAACCAATCTTCCACGACGAGCAAGTGACCCTGTTCGTCGTACAGCTATCGATCCGCTCTCCTTGCCGAGGGTTCAGCGATTCAACAGCATCAGCAACATGAACCTGTCACGTTTGCCTGCGATAGAGCGCCGTGCTTTCAACTTGCAGGGCAACACCTGGTCTGATGGCAGCTTGCATCGTCATCCTTTCAGCCAGAGGCCACCTAGTATTTCAGAGAATGTTTTAATGGAGAATATGGCCACTGATGGAGGTGATCAGCAAGAAGATGATATGGTGCTACCAGATGATATGGTACAGTACCTCAGCTCCCAGAATGGTAGCTCAAATCAGGACCCAGGGATTTCTGTCAGCTATGGTCATGCACTAGACACCCATGGTAATATGATCTCCCAACAACAGTTTTATGGACCGCGGCGAATGGGCATGACAAACAACAACGGAAGCCAGGTAGAGCCTGTATGCCCAGGTCCAGAGCAAATGGCCAATCAGCAAAGCATAAACAAGAACAACATGCCAGTGCAGTGGAACGAGGTCAGTTCTGGTTCTGTGGATACAACTGCAAGGCTTCCAAAGCAGCAACTACTCCGAGGGAACTTGACAGTGGTTCAGCAGAAGCAGAATTTTGGCTCTTACCAAGGATTTGCCACTAATCAGCAGGTTATACCAATGAGCCAAAATCTAGCTAGCCTGCAACAGGGTTATCCACAGAGGGCCACCCAAAGGATGAACTCTGTCCAGCAGTATCGGCAATCTGTTACCAATCAGAGTCAGAATCTCGGCGAGCAAGTAAACCCTCAACCAGGATATCGACAGGACCTAAATTACAACTCCAGTCACCGCCTAACATGCAACAGCATGGGTCCACCCAATGGGAGAGTGATGCAAAACCAGGAGATGCAGAATTACAGATCCAACTTTTCACATATGAACAATGTCAACCAGCAAAATTACGTCCCAGCCGTTCAAAATGCAGGCAGAGGTCTGATACAGCCCAGACCTCCGTCCGAACCCAAACCTTTGAATAGACAACACTCAGGTTCAGCAATGATTCAGCAAAATGGTTGCTCCCTGTCCAACGTCAACTCCTCAGAAGCTAGCCCAAAAAGATCAGGTGACTTCGGTCAACACAGCAATGGGAATGGCACTATGTACTATTCAGGAGAGATCCATATGTTGGGGAGTAGCGTGGATTATGGTTCTCCCATGTCTCCATGTGCAAGCCAAGCCCCAGCTGCTCCAGTGTCTACAATGGCATCTCCTGGGGTTAACCAGGTCACCAGTACAGTGGACTCCACTCAAACCCTCGAGCACACTCAAATAGACTTTGATGCCATTTTGGATGACGGAGACCATTCAAGCCTAATGTCTGGCACATTAAGTCCAGGCCTTCTGCAGAGTCTTTCACAGAATTCCTCACGGCTCACCACGCCGCGTAACTCTGTTACACTAGCCTCGATACCGGCAGGTATTGGCAACATGGCCATTGGTGACATGAGCTCAATGTTAACAGCCCTTGCAGAGGAAAGCAAATTTTTAAACATGATGGCTTGA